A window of the Longimicrobiaceae bacterium genome harbors these coding sequences:
- a CDS encoding serine/threonine-protein kinase — protein MAGLEGLLAGRVLGGRYLIEEVIGRGGMGAVYRALDERLGRRVAVKVITLVGGDPDAVERLRARFHREARAAAALPHHPNVVPVYDYGTDEDLGLDYIVMELLRGQDLATRMARSGAPPLSTALRILLQAVRGVAVGHRSGLIHRDVKPGNIFLTQGDEREVQVRVVDFGIAKLVDDDDTANQLTQDGRVPHSPAFASPEQLRGLSRLTPASDVFSLGAVGYLLLTGERPFTDADRNRMSLGMPVPPPRMRTSHPAIPAAVEVVIQKALAYDPADRFPDAVAMLEALEDAIQGIATTPLDPYAGVRYDRPLSEPTVAGQRRPEGLEGDEDRTRLLAEQGDRTRLLPEEDDRTRLLPERDEATLAEPATPPTGTPSPPPPTTAPRRQGPRAFTPRKPPKKRSRAGLVVWTLVLLALAAVAYWAYLEANRRVAEIPPPPEEIRGIGEPVDVEPPPERDMLNAVLLNSDGRRQYDAGHYDSALVSFRLAVEVDPENANYRRNLALALLSQGQNEDETTQLRMAEEAVGHLERALALDPTLEIAQYDYARALLVTGDTAQALEEFRTFANRVANASNPDLAATYLAAQNAITRIRTAQLSAARAAQRAQQDTAPPRLPVPDTIAPVVPAEPDG, from the coding sequence ATGGCTGGATTGGAAGGTTTGCTGGCGGGACGCGTGCTCGGCGGCCGCTACCTGATCGAGGAGGTCATCGGTCGCGGCGGCATGGGCGCGGTCTATAGGGCGCTCGACGAGCGGCTCGGTCGGCGCGTCGCCGTGAAGGTGATCACCCTGGTCGGCGGCGATCCCGACGCCGTGGAGCGTCTGCGTGCCCGCTTCCATCGCGAGGCTCGCGCGGCGGCAGCGCTTCCGCATCACCCGAACGTCGTGCCAGTTTACGACTACGGGACGGACGAGGATCTCGGTCTCGACTACATCGTGATGGAGCTGCTGCGCGGGCAGGACCTCGCCACGCGCATGGCGCGCTCGGGCGCGCCACCCCTTTCCACCGCCTTGAGGATCCTGCTGCAGGCGGTACGCGGCGTGGCAGTCGGTCACCGCTCCGGCCTGATTCACCGCGATGTGAAGCCCGGCAACATCTTCCTCACCCAGGGGGACGAGCGCGAAGTCCAGGTGCGGGTGGTGGACTTCGGCATCGCCAAGCTGGTCGATGACGACGACACGGCCAACCAACTCACGCAAGACGGCCGAGTTCCGCACTCGCCCGCCTTTGCCTCACCCGAGCAGCTCCGCGGGCTGAGCCGACTCACGCCGGCCTCGGACGTCTTCAGCTTGGGCGCGGTCGGCTACCTGCTGCTCACCGGTGAGCGGCCCTTCACGGATGCCGATCGCAACCGCATGTCGCTGGGCATGCCGGTGCCCCCACCCCGGATGCGGACCTCACATCCCGCGATTCCCGCCGCGGTTGAGGTGGTGATCCAGAAGGCGCTCGCTTACGATCCGGCCGACCGCTTTCCCGACGCGGTCGCCATGCTGGAGGCGCTCGAAGATGCCATTCAGGGCATCGCCACCACTCCGCTCGACCCCTACGCCGGCGTGCGCTACGATCGTCCGCTCTCGGAGCCGACTGTAGCGGGGCAGAGGCGGCCGGAAGGGCTCGAGGGAGATGAGGATCGCACACGGCTGCTGGCCGAGCAGGGTGATCGCACACGCCTCCTGCCCGAGGAGGACGACCGAACGCGCCTCCTCCCCGAACGAGACGAGGCCACGCTGGCCGAGCCCGCCACACCTCCGACGGGCACGCCTTCTCCTCCGCCTCCGACGACGGCTCCGCGCCGGCAGGGTCCGCGGGCATTCACCCCACGGAAGCCACCGAAGAAGAGGAGTCGGGCGGGACTGGTGGTCTGGACGTTGGTCTTGCTGGCCCTCGCCGCGGTCGCCTACTGGGCGTATCTGGAAGCCAACCGCCGGGTGGCGGAGATCCCGCCTCCTCCCGAGGAGATCCGCGGCATCGGCGAACCGGTGGATGTCGAACCACCCCCGGAACGCGACATGCTCAACGCGGTGTTGCTCAACAGCGACGGCCGACGTCAGTACGATGCGGGACATTATGATTCCGCGCTGGTGAGCTTCCGGCTCGCGGTCGAGGTGGATCCCGAGAACGCGAACTACCGGCGAAACCTCGCCCTTGCCCTCCTCAGCCAGGGACAGAACGAAGACGAGACAACACAGCTCCGAATGGCGGAGGAAGCGGTGGGACACCTCGAGCGGGCGCTGGCGCTGGATCCGACGCTGGAAATCGCTCAGTACGACTACGCCCGCGCCCTGTTGGTGACCGGAGACACCGCCCAGGCGCTGGAGGAGTTTCGCACTTTCGCCAATCGCGTGGCGAATGCCTCCAACCCTGATCTCGCCGCTACCTATCTGGCGGCACAGAACGCGATCACCCGCATCCGGACCGCACAGCTCAGTGCCGCGCGGGCGGCGCAGCGGGCCCAGCAGGATACCGCGCCGCCCCGGCTTCCGGTACCGGACACCATCGCTCCCGTCGTCCCCGCGGAGCCGGACGGCTGA
- a CDS encoding helix-turn-helix domain-containing protein, protein MRPVIRPLLVLHPDASLRARVREACGTDFDYVEVEDWAGLEASVRQGPPSAVVLLDPTMRDEPHARISSGRAPRLSLRARSLLQAYPSTAVVAALRVPPNAHELVRELGRRGIVQLIILGHDDTVPAIARRLRAARSRPLRSLLEEVLPPETSGRARAILDAAVEVVTTGGHGRDLAAALGLAPRTLVRWTGMAGTPPARLLLAWMRVLLACALLDDPGRSVRDIAVAAGYSSDSGLRRVTQKLLGASPTDLRERGAFGAAAAAFVSVLSEYRLRVRFTTREG, encoded by the coding sequence ATGCGACCCGTCATTCGTCCTCTCCTGGTGCTGCACCCGGACGCGAGCCTGCGTGCGCGCGTGCGCGAGGCGTGTGGCACCGACTTCGACTACGTGGAGGTAGAGGACTGGGCGGGGCTGGAAGCCTCCGTCCGACAGGGCCCTCCTTCCGCGGTGGTGCTGCTCGATCCGACCATGCGGGACGAGCCGCACGCCCGGATCTCGTCCGGACGGGCGCCCAGGTTGTCGTTGCGAGCGCGATCTCTGCTCCAGGCCTACCCGTCCACCGCGGTGGTGGCGGCTCTGCGCGTCCCGCCGAACGCTCATGAGCTGGTGAGAGAGCTCGGCCGCCGAGGAATCGTGCAGCTCATCATCCTCGGCCACGACGATACGGTTCCCGCGATCGCCCGTCGCTTGAGGGCGGCGCGCAGCCGTCCGCTGCGCTCGCTGCTCGAGGAGGTGCTACCACCGGAGACCAGCGGGCGCGCACGCGCCATCCTCGATGCGGCGGTGGAAGTGGTGACGACTGGCGGCCACGGGCGTGATCTGGCCGCCGCCCTAGGCCTGGCCCCGCGTACTCTCGTGCGATGGACGGGCATGGCAGGAACGCCGCCGGCGCGCCTGCTGCTGGCCTGGATGCGAGTGCTGCTGGCGTGCGCGCTCCTCGACGACCCCGGACGGAGTGTGCGCGACATCGCGGTGGCGGCTGGCTATTCGTCTGATAGCGGGCTGCGGAGGGTCACTCAGAAGTTGCTCGGCGCGAGCCCGACCGACCTGCGAGAGCGCGGAGCCTTTGGTGCGGCTGCGGCGGCGTTCGTGAGCGTCCTCAGCGAATACCGCCTTCGAGTGCGCTTTACGACCAGGGAGGGGTAA
- a CDS encoding type II CAAX endopeptidase family protein produces the protein MPADEPIGLELPGTVRQTARSILQAAAFLLLFLVWNVAASLCLLLSIQLGYPLVGLGISIALYFLLLWGVALRAEAPRRRLALLRLRPLDQETLRWTLAGVPVLLALSWAVGEVYVRLVPVPPESFNPFGDLMVTAEGRLAVTMLAVGIAPVLEEFFFRGFLQGLLERSFGSIVGLVAAAAIFAAVHVLPWIFPLHFFLGLAFGYAVWATRSIWTGVILHAANNAAAVAGLGLEGRDPSPTPTLWQVGPDVGWWMSLGILLVSAVLAYLVAVRLYRAGRGESLRPRLGRG, from the coding sequence ATGCCGGCTGACGAACCCATTGGACTCGAGCTCCCCGGTACCGTGCGGCAGACCGCCCGCTCCATTTTGCAGGCCGCGGCTTTCCTCCTCCTCTTCCTGGTGTGGAACGTGGCGGCGAGCCTTTGCTTGCTGCTCTCCATCCAGCTCGGCTACCCGCTGGTGGGTCTGGGCATCTCCATCGCGCTGTACTTCCTGCTCCTCTGGGGGGTGGCGCTGCGTGCCGAGGCGCCCCGTCGACGCCTGGCGCTCCTACGTCTCCGGCCTCTGGATCAGGAGACCCTCCGATGGACACTGGCGGGGGTGCCCGTGCTCCTGGCGCTGTCCTGGGCCGTGGGCGAGGTGTACGTACGTCTCGTCCCCGTGCCCCCGGAGAGCTTCAATCCGTTCGGCGACCTGATGGTGACCGCGGAAGGACGGCTGGCGGTGACCATGCTGGCCGTGGGGATCGCGCCCGTGCTCGAGGAGTTCTTCTTCCGCGGCTTTCTACAGGGCCTGCTGGAGCGCAGCTTCGGGTCGATCGTGGGCCTCGTCGCGGCTGCGGCCATCTTTGCGGCCGTCCACGTCCTTCCGTGGATCTTTCCGCTCCACTTCTTCCTGGGCCTGGCCTTCGGCTACGCCGTCTGGGCCACGCGCTCGATCTGGACGGGGGTGATCCTGCACGCCGCGAACAACGCGGCCGCGGTGGCCGGGCTGGGGCTGGAGGGGCGCGACCCGTCTCCCACCCCGACCCTGTGGCAGGTCGGTCCCGACGTAGGGTGGTGGATGAGCCTGGGTATTCTGCTCGTCAGTGCCGTCCTCGCCTATCTCGTTGCCGTCCGGCTCTACCGGGCGGGACGGGGTGAGAGCTTGCGCCCTCGGCTCGGGCGTGGGTAG
- the acs gene encoding acetate--CoA ligase, with protein MADTPNTLDTLLQEDRLFPPPPDFAQAAHVSDDAIYAEAAADPEGYWARWAEELHWHRKWDRVLEWDPPHAKWFVGGKLNAAYNCLDRHLQGDRRTRAALIWEGEPGDTVTYTYEELHREVCRVANALKELGIRRGDRVAIYLPMIPEAAIAMLACARIGAPHSVVFGGFSADSLRDRIRDAEAKLLITADGGYRRGGVVPLKRAADEAIEREGGCPTIENVLVVRRHGRDGAPIGNAAMREGRDQWWHEVVGRQSAECPVEEMDSEDLLYVLYTSGTTGKPKGIMHTTGGYLTQCYATTKWVFDLKDSDVYWCTADVGWVTGHSYIVYGPLANGATALMYEGAPDHPGRDRFWELVEKYRVTVFYTAPTAIRAFMKWGTEHPAKHDLSSLRLLGTVGEPINPEAWIWYHENIGRERCPIVDTWWQTETGAIMITPLPGVTATKPGSATVPFPGIEADILSQTGDVITNGGGFLAIRQPWPAMLRGIWGDPQRYRDTYWSKWAGQTIDRDGSPQDGASVYFPGDGAKRDEDGYFWVIGRIDDVLNVAGHRIGTMEVESALVDHPAVAEAAVVGKAHDIKGQAVAAFVTLKEGYEPDEDLRRELMQHVVQKIGAIARPDDILFAADLPKTRSGKIMRRLLKDVAEGRALGDTTTLADPSVVERLKKEYEGKEG; from the coding sequence ATGGCTGACACCCCCAACACGCTGGACACCCTCCTACAGGAAGACCGCCTCTTCCCTCCACCGCCAGACTTCGCGCAGGCTGCCCACGTCTCGGACGATGCCATCTACGCCGAGGCAGCCGCGGACCCGGAAGGATACTGGGCCCGTTGGGCCGAGGAGCTCCACTGGCACCGCAAGTGGGACCGCGTGCTCGAGTGGGATCCGCCGCACGCGAAGTGGTTCGTCGGTGGAAAGCTCAACGCCGCCTACAACTGCCTCGACAGGCACCTCCAGGGTGATCGTCGGACCCGCGCCGCGCTGATCTGGGAAGGCGAGCCGGGGGACACGGTCACCTACACGTACGAGGAGCTGCACCGCGAGGTGTGCCGCGTCGCTAACGCCCTGAAAGAGCTGGGAATTCGACGCGGCGACCGGGTGGCGATCTACCTGCCGATGATTCCGGAAGCAGCTATCGCCATGCTGGCGTGCGCTCGCATCGGCGCTCCTCACTCGGTTGTCTTCGGGGGATTCTCGGCGGACAGCCTGCGCGATCGGATCCGCGACGCTGAGGCGAAGCTACTGATTACCGCCGACGGTGGGTACCGACGCGGAGGAGTGGTGCCGCTCAAGCGCGCCGCCGACGAAGCCATCGAGCGGGAAGGGGGTTGCCCGACGATCGAGAACGTGCTGGTCGTCCGCCGGCATGGTAGGGACGGAGCGCCCATCGGCAACGCTGCCATGAGGGAGGGGCGCGACCAGTGGTGGCACGAGGTCGTGGGCCGCCAATCGGCGGAATGTCCGGTCGAGGAGATGGACTCCGAGGACCTGCTGTACGTCCTCTACACCTCGGGCACGACGGGGAAGCCGAAGGGGATCATGCACACCACCGGCGGCTACCTCACGCAGTGCTACGCCACCACCAAGTGGGTCTTCGACCTCAAGGACAGCGACGTCTACTGGTGCACCGCCGACGTCGGCTGGGTGACGGGGCACTCCTACATCGTCTACGGCCCGCTGGCCAACGGAGCGACCGCCCTGATGTACGAGGGCGCGCCGGATCATCCCGGCCGTGATCGCTTCTGGGAGCTGGTGGAGAAGTACCGGGTCACCGTCTTCTATACCGCTCCCACGGCGATCCGCGCCTTCATGAAGTGGGGGACGGAGCACCCCGCCAAGCACGACCTCTCGAGCCTACGCCTGCTGGGCACGGTCGGCGAGCCGATCAACCCGGAAGCGTGGATCTGGTACCACGAGAACATCGGCAGGGAGCGCTGCCCCATCGTGGATACCTGGTGGCAGACGGAAACCGGGGCGATCATGATCACGCCGCTTCCCGGCGTCACGGCCACCAAGCCGGGCTCCGCCACCGTTCCCTTCCCCGGCATCGAGGCCGACATCCTCAGCCAGACGGGCGACGTGATCACCAACGGCGGTGGTTTCCTCGCCATTCGCCAGCCCTGGCCCGCGATGCTCCGGGGAATCTGGGGTGATCCGCAGCGCTACCGGGACACCTACTGGTCCAAGTGGGCGGGGCAAACCATCGATCGCGATGGCAGTCCGCAGGACGGGGCCAGCGTCTACTTCCCCGGCGATGGCGCCAAGCGGGACGAGGATGGCTACTTCTGGGTCATCGGCCGTATCGACGACGTGCTCAACGTTGCCGGGCACCGCATCGGCACCATGGAGGTGGAGAGCGCGCTGGTCGACCATCCCGCCGTGGCCGAAGCCGCGGTGGTGGGCAAGGCGCACGACATCAAAGGTCAGGCGGTTGCCGCCTTCGTGACGCTGAAGGAGGGGTACGAGCCGGACGAGGACCTGCGCCGCGAGCTCATGCAGCACGTGGTGCAGAAGATCGGCGCGATCGCACGGCCCGACGACATCCTCTTCGCCGCGGACCTGCCCAAGACCCGCTCCGGCAAGATCATGCGCCGCTTGCTCAAAGACGTGGCCGAAGGTCGCGCCCTGGGCGACACCACAACGCTTGCGGATCCCAGCGTCGTGGAAAGGCTGAAGAAGGAGTA